The Collimonas fungivorans Ter331 genome has a segment encoding these proteins:
- the hslO gene encoding Hsp33 family molecular chaperone HslO — MDVTKMTDAGDAHGDSLQKFMVENAAVRGELVELSSTWQQVLAHRNYPTPVKTLLGEMMAAAALLSANLKFNGVIVMQIHGDGPIRLLVAECDSQLQMRATAKLAPDAVIDPDATMSQLVNLNGQGRFAITLDPQDKMPGQQAYQGIVPLDGENVATVIENYMLRSEQLDTKLWLAADDKVARGLLLQKLPNHGGIDVPVNDELETWNRFLALGGTLRPEEMLSTDIQTLMRRLFWEETIRVFEPQQPSFQCNCSREKVGNMLKMLGQPEIEEALADLGKLAVDCDFCGQHYEFDKVDCAHLFASTAPVEALLSTGSSKH; from the coding sequence ATGGACGTAACAAAGATGACGGATGCCGGCGACGCGCACGGCGATTCACTGCAAAAATTCATGGTGGAGAACGCCGCCGTGCGCGGCGAGCTGGTGGAGCTGTCGTCCACCTGGCAGCAAGTGCTGGCGCACCGCAACTATCCGACGCCGGTCAAGACCCTGCTGGGCGAAATGATGGCGGCGGCGGCCTTGCTGTCGGCTAACCTGAAATTCAACGGCGTCATCGTCATGCAGATCCACGGCGACGGTCCGATCCGGCTGCTGGTGGCCGAGTGCGATTCGCAGCTGCAGATGCGCGCCACCGCCAAGCTGGCGCCGGATGCGGTGATCGACCCCGACGCCACCATGTCGCAACTGGTCAACCTGAACGGCCAGGGACGCTTTGCGATTACGCTCGACCCGCAGGACAAGATGCCTGGCCAGCAGGCTTACCAGGGCATCGTGCCGCTGGATGGAGAGAATGTCGCTACCGTCATTGAAAACTACATGCTGCGCTCGGAACAGCTGGACACCAAGCTGTGGCTGGCCGCCGACGACAAGGTTGCGCGCGGCTTGCTGCTGCAGAAACTGCCGAACCACGGCGGCATCGACGTGCCGGTCAACGATGAACTGGAAACCTGGAACCGTTTCCTGGCGCTGGGCGGCACCCTGCGTCCGGAAGAAATGCTGTCGACGGACATCCAGACTTTGATGCGCCGCCTGTTCTGGGAAGAAACCATCCGTGTTTTCGAACCGCAGCAGCCCAGCTTCCAGTGCAATTGTTCACGCGAAAAAGTCGGCAACATGCTGAAGATGCTGGGCCAGCCTGAAATCGAGGAAGCTCTGGCAGACCTCGGCAAGCTGGCGGTGGATTGCGATTTTTGCGGCCAGCATTATGAATTCGACAAAGTCGACTGCGCGCACCTGTTCGCCAGCACGGCGCCGGTTGAAGCGCTGCTCTCTACCGGCAGCAGCAAACATTAA